A genomic window from Sulfurospirillum diekertiae includes:
- the ovoA gene encoding 5-histidylcysteine sulfoxide synthase, with the protein MNKLVLAKLIDKRINPTFESIFAIGVDEMSWDDLNQSNYRWPRISEIRAYRDAVKVKILELIDTLPLTMPISWESPFWAIMMGIEQRIHLETSSVLIRQLPLERVTPSNFWKVCPLDTPIVKNELLHVKGSTLRLEKKRDDALYGWDNEYGLHVKEVKDFKASKYLVSNAEFLAFVANKGYETQSFWSEEGWKWRTYKNATMPLFWRIDASGYKLRLMAEEIEMPWSWPVEINYLEAKAFCNWKSQVTGQSIRLPSEEEWYVLHDLHVKVEEPFWDKAPANLNLEYFASSVPVDTFAFGDFYDLIGNVWQWTETPINGFDGFMVHPLYDDFSVPTFDDRHNIIKGGSWISTGNEIIRASRYAFRRHFYQHAGFRYIESNEPVETHSVFYETDFALSKICDAHFGQKEPNYYEEMAQFCIGLRGSKAKALEIGCGIGRGTFSLARHFEMVHGIEFTARVVRLATNFKESGKLKYALKEEGELALFIEKNLSDFGIDPRVQKVEFWQADPHNMKPYFDGYDLILANDVLDTLYDPALFLEKIKERLNAGGFLVIASSYDWDEAKTPRAKWLGGFKKNGEKYNTFDALNEHLSVFFTLHVKPLTMRLEVKESERKSVIKTLHVSVWKKR; encoded by the coding sequence ATCAATAAACTGGTTCTTGCCAAGCTGATTGATAAGCGCATCAATCCAACATTCGAGTCGATTTTTGCGATTGGTGTGGATGAAATGAGTTGGGACGATCTGAACCAATCGAATTATAGATGGCCACGCATATCTGAAATTAGGGCATATCGTGATGCCGTTAAAGTTAAAATTTTAGAGCTTATCGACACGTTACCTCTTACAATGCCCATTTCGTGGGAAAGTCCTTTTTGGGCGATAATGATGGGCATTGAGCAGCGTATTCATCTGGAAACCTCCTCGGTTCTTATTCGCCAATTACCGTTAGAAAGAGTTACTCCGAGCAATTTTTGGAAAGTCTGTCCATTGGATACCCCGATTGTAAAAAATGAATTATTACATGTAAAAGGCTCAACGCTTCGTTTAGAGAAGAAACGAGACGATGCACTGTACGGTTGGGATAATGAATACGGTTTACATGTAAAAGAGGTCAAAGACTTTAAAGCCTCCAAATACCTCGTCTCCAATGCCGAATTTTTAGCGTTTGTTGCCAATAAAGGGTATGAAACGCAAAGTTTTTGGAGTGAAGAGGGCTGGAAATGGCGTACGTACAAAAATGCGACCATGCCTCTTTTTTGGCGAATTGATGCTTCAGGATACAAACTTCGTCTTATGGCTGAAGAGATTGAAATGCCATGGAGTTGGCCTGTGGAGATCAACTACCTTGAAGCTAAAGCCTTTTGCAACTGGAAAAGTCAAGTGACAGGGCAGTCTATTCGCCTTCCGAGTGAAGAGGAGTGGTACGTTCTGCATGATTTACATGTAAAGGTAGAAGAACCGTTTTGGGACAAGGCACCTGCGAATCTTAACCTCGAGTATTTTGCCTCTTCTGTGCCTGTGGATACGTTTGCTTTTGGTGATTTTTACGATCTTATCGGCAATGTGTGGCAGTGGACTGAAACGCCGATAAATGGGTTTGATGGGTTCATGGTCCATCCACTGTACGATGATTTTTCCGTTCCTACGTTTGATGATAGGCACAATATCATTAAGGGTGGCTCGTGGATCAGTACGGGAAATGAGATTATTCGTGCATCTCGCTACGCCTTTCGCCGCCATTTTTACCAACATGCAGGTTTTCGCTATATTGAGTCCAATGAGCCAGTCGAAACACACTCCGTATTTTACGAGACAGATTTTGCCCTTTCTAAAATTTGCGATGCCCATTTTGGTCAAAAAGAGCCTAATTATTATGAAGAAATGGCACAGTTTTGTATCGGTTTAAGGGGTTCAAAAGCAAAAGCATTGGAAATTGGGTGTGGAATCGGCAGGGGAACATTTTCACTTGCACGCCATTTTGAAATGGTACATGGCATTGAATTTACCGCACGTGTTGTGAGGCTTGCAACCAATTTCAAAGAGAGTGGCAAACTCAAATACGCCTTAAAAGAAGAGGGCGAATTAGCACTGTTTATTGAAAAAAATCTCAGTGATTTTGGCATTGATCCGCGTGTCCAAAAAGTAGAATTTTGGCAAGCAGACCCGCACAATATGAAGCCTTATTTTGACGGATACGATCTTATTCTTGCCAATGATGTATTGGATACTTTGTACGATCCTGCGCTTTTTTTAGAAAAGATCAAAGAGCGTCTCAATGCTGGGGGATTTTTAGTGATTGCAAGTAGCTATGACTGGGATGAAGCCAAAACACCTCGTGCTAAATGGCTAGGAGGCTTTAAGAAAAATGGTGAAAAATACAATACATTTGATGCCCTCAATGAGCATTTATCGGTCTTTTTTACTTTACATGTAAAGCCACTGACGATGCGTTTAGAAGTGAAAGAAAGTGAACGTAAAAGTGTGATAAAAACGTTACATGTCAGTGTGTGGAAAAAGCGATAA
- the kdsA gene encoding 3-deoxy-8-phosphooctulonate synthase, with protein MILIAGPCVIESRDNLFRVAEKLMSYHEDNTIDFYFKSSFDKANRTSIDSFRGPGMDEGLKLLDEVRSQFGYKLLTDIHDYTQAKPVGEVVDVLQIPAFLCRQTDLLVAAAQTKCVVNIKKGQFLNPADMRYSVKKVLDTRGVKEEGYDAAKKAGVWLTERGSTFGYGNLVVDARSFVIMREFAPVVFDATHSVQMPGTEGGKSGGKREYVRPLSRAAAAVGVDGFFFETHFNPCEALCDGPNMLDLDDLALALKDIKAIQDSLKA; from the coding sequence GTGATTTTAATCGCAGGACCGTGTGTCATTGAAAGCAGAGACAACCTGTTTAGGGTTGCCGAAAAATTAATGAGCTATCACGAAGATAACACCATAGATTTTTATTTTAAAAGCAGTTTTGATAAAGCCAATCGCACCAGTATCGACAGTTTTAGAGGTCCAGGAATGGATGAGGGTTTAAAACTTTTAGATGAGGTGAGATCACAGTTTGGATACAAACTTTTAACAGACATTCACGACTACACCCAAGCAAAACCTGTGGGTGAAGTGGTCGATGTGCTTCAAATCCCGGCCTTTTTATGTCGTCAAACCGATCTTTTAGTCGCGGCCGCACAGACCAAATGCGTGGTGAACATCAAAAAAGGGCAGTTTTTAAACCCTGCGGATATGCGTTATTCGGTGAAAAAAGTGCTCGATACCAGAGGAGTTAAAGAAGAGGGCTACGATGCTGCTAAAAAAGCGGGTGTGTGGCTCACCGAGCGCGGCAGTACATTTGGATACGGCAATTTGGTTGTGGACGCACGTAGTTTTGTCATTATGAGAGAGTTTGCTCCCGTTGTTTTCGATGCAACCCATTCGGTGCAAATGCCTGGAACGGAGGGAGGCAAAAGCGGTGGGAAACGCGAATACGTCCGCCCTCTTTCACGCGCGGCTGCGGCTGTGGGTGTGGATGGTTTCTTCTTTGAAACCCATTTTAACCCGTGTGAGGCACTCTGCGATGGACCGAATATGCTTGATCTTGATGATTTAGCTTTGGCACTTAAAGATATTAAAGCGATTCAAGACAGCTTAAAGGCGTAA
- a CDS encoding DMT family transporter: protein MLLSSFSFAFDGAFAKVLSQSMDSVEVVFFRNGLTMLFVALSIFKLPIKQIGGKPWLLLFRALIGFASMLVFFYNIAHIPLADAITFSRTAPIFTAILAFFFLKEKIGWKGWVAVFVGFIGIVFVMKPNGLMLSKTDLFGLFSGLGAALAYTSVRELNRVYDTRVIVLAFVCTGTFFPALFMVLSEFFHTPMFDFMLGHFVLPQGIQWLYIVLMGFSGAIGQVYMTKAFATTKAGIVGAAGYSIIFFSLIIGIILGDGLPDILGLFGILLVVLSGIIVAKEKE from the coding sequence ATGTTACTCTCTTCGTTTAGCTTTGCGTTTGATGGCGCTTTTGCCAAGGTTCTTTCTCAAAGCATGGATTCGGTGGAAGTGGTCTTTTTTCGCAATGGTTTGACAATGCTTTTTGTAGCACTGAGTATTTTTAAACTGCCGATAAAACAAATTGGCGGAAAGCCTTGGTTGCTTCTTTTTCGTGCCCTCATTGGTTTTGCTTCGATGTTGGTTTTTTTCTACAACATTGCCCATATTCCCCTTGCCGATGCGATTACATTTTCACGCACTGCGCCTATTTTTACCGCTATTTTGGCCTTTTTCTTTTTGAAAGAAAAAATTGGTTGGAAAGGGTGGGTCGCTGTTTTTGTTGGATTTATCGGTATCGTTTTTGTCATGAAACCCAATGGTTTAATGCTTTCCAAAACGGATCTTTTTGGGCTTTTTAGTGGACTTGGTGCAGCACTTGCCTACACGAGTGTTCGAGAGCTAAACCGTGTGTATGATACACGTGTTATTGTGCTTGCCTTTGTCTGTACCGGAACATTTTTCCCCGCACTTTTTATGGTTTTGAGTGAATTTTTCCATACACCGATGTTTGATTTTATGCTGGGGCATTTTGTGCTGCCTCAGGGAATTCAGTGGCTTTATATCGTGTTAATGGGCTTTTCCGGTGCTATTGGGCAAGTTTATATGACCAAGGCATTTGCAACTACCAAAGCGGGAATTGTAGGCGCAGCTGGGTATTCGATTATCTTCTTCTCGCTGATTATCGGCATTATTTTAGGGGATGGTTTACCCGATATTCTTGGACTATTTGGTATACTCTTAGTTGTTCTTAGTGGAATTATTGTAGCAAAGGAGAAAGAGTGA
- a CDS encoding mechanosensitive ion channel family protein, whose translation MDLQHILEYSLFGLPITHIAIAITLFLLGLALKNLIASIILKPLRTIAKRTKTTTDDKIIAVLEEPLKFSIVLVTTYIATLWLPFRSFDHVVDLAIKSFETFIIFWILYRMVDKFSNLFSFFSSKFGKELHQDIQHFITKALRIFLIALGIMAVLQEWGINVSAFVASLGLGGLAFALAAKDTVANLFGSLVIFTDRPFKVGDWVETPAVEGMIEEIGIRSTKIRTFAQALVSMPNATLANTPITNWSRMGKRRVKTRLGLTYNTSVEQMKAIIQEIKTMLKKHPDVHQETILVSFDEFDNSALSIFLYFFTKTTVWLEYLHVREDVNFKIMEIVARNGAQFAFPSQTLYVESLPK comes from the coding sequence ATGGATCTCCAACATATTTTAGAGTATAGCCTTTTTGGATTGCCTATTACCCATATTGCAATTGCCATCACTCTTTTTTTACTCGGATTAGCCTTAAAAAATCTTATTGCAAGCATTATTCTCAAACCTCTTAGAACCATTGCTAAACGTACCAAAACGACCACCGATGACAAAATTATCGCTGTTCTTGAAGAGCCTTTGAAATTCTCTATCGTCTTGGTTACCACATACATTGCAACCCTTTGGCTTCCTTTTAGAAGCTTTGACCATGTTGTCGATCTTGCGATCAAATCGTTTGAAACGTTTATTATTTTTTGGATTTTGTATCGAATGGTGGATAAATTTTCCAATCTCTTTAGTTTTTTCTCTTCTAAATTTGGTAAAGAGTTGCATCAAGATATTCAACATTTCATTACAAAGGCCTTGCGCATCTTTCTTATTGCTCTAGGTATTATGGCAGTTTTGCAGGAATGGGGCATCAATGTCAGCGCTTTTGTCGCATCCTTAGGACTAGGAGGTTTAGCCTTTGCCCTCGCGGCTAAAGATACCGTTGCCAATCTTTTTGGTTCATTGGTTATTTTTACAGACCGTCCTTTTAAAGTGGGCGATTGGGTCGAAACACCCGCAGTTGAAGGAATGATCGAAGAGATTGGGATTCGCTCAACCAAAATTCGTACCTTCGCACAAGCCCTCGTGAGTATGCCAAACGCAACACTTGCCAATACCCCCATTACCAACTGGTCTCGCATGGGAAAACGTCGTGTTAAAACACGTTTGGGTCTTACCTACAACACCTCAGTGGAGCAGATGAAAGCCATTATCCAAGAGATAAAAACCATGCTCAAAAAACACCCCGATGTCCACCAAGAGACCATTTTGGTGAGTTTTGATGAGTTTGATAACAGCGCACTCAGTATTTTTCTTTACTTTTTTACCAAAACAACCGTTTGGTTAGAGTATTTACATGTAAGGGAAGATGTTAATTTTAAAATTATGGAGATCGTTGCACGCAACGGTGCGCAGTTCGCATTTCCTTCTCAAACGCTCTATGTCGAGAGTTTACCAAAATAA
- the der gene encoding ribosome biogenesis GTPase Der, with protein sequence MKKIAIIGLPNVGKSSLFNRIAKQRIAITSDFSGTTRDIKTHQVYITEKPCLLLDTGGLDKSTELFENVHNMSMEASKKADIIIMVVDGKMLPSDEEKKIFYALQARKKPIALVINKIDNDKEMERAWEFDEFGAEFVFPISVSHNRGVSALLEWIGELLPAAEGTTPPLVNEDDDTLEEEDDTEEDVWDDDDAFAEEDEEIIPEEIVEEVETNQINVAIIGRVNVGKSSLLNALVGKQRAVVSSVAGTTIDPVDESIEYEDKVINFVDTAGLRRRGKIEGIEKFALMRTKEMLERANIALLVLDTSEPFLELDERIAGLVEENHLACIIVLNKWDNPLADFEQITAEVRDRFKFLSYAPLITVSAKSKQRVAKIKDMILSVYANYSQHIPTRQLNEVIRNATIKHQIPSDHSKVVKIYFATQYLTKPPRIALVMNKPRSLHFSYKRYLANKLRENFNLEGSPILLYPRAKGERDNEQEENGAES encoded by the coding sequence ATGAAGAAAATTGCCATTATCGGGCTACCCAATGTGGGGAAAAGCTCACTTTTTAATCGCATCGCTAAACAACGCATTGCGATTACTTCTGATTTCAGCGGAACTACACGTGACATTAAAACGCATCAAGTCTATATCACCGAAAAACCATGTCTTCTTTTAGATACAGGCGGGCTTGATAAATCCACCGAACTGTTTGAAAATGTTCACAATATGTCGATGGAAGCCTCTAAAAAAGCCGATATTATCATCATGGTCGTTGATGGTAAAATGCTCCCCAGCGATGAAGAGAAAAAAATCTTTTACGCCCTTCAAGCACGTAAAAAACCGATCGCTTTGGTCATCAATAAAATTGACAACGACAAAGAGATGGAGCGTGCATGGGAGTTTGATGAATTTGGAGCCGAATTTGTTTTCCCTATCTCCGTTTCACATAACCGTGGTGTCAGCGCCCTTTTAGAGTGGATTGGGGAGCTTCTGCCTGCGGCTGAAGGAACAACACCTCCTCTTGTCAATGAAGACGACGATACCTTGGAAGAAGAGGATGATACAGAAGAAGACGTCTGGGACGATGACGATGCGTTTGCGGAAGAAGATGAAGAGATCATTCCTGAAGAGATCGTTGAAGAGGTTGAAACCAATCAAATCAACGTTGCGATCATCGGACGTGTCAATGTCGGTAAAAGCTCTCTTCTCAATGCCCTTGTCGGTAAACAACGCGCCGTCGTCAGCAGTGTGGCAGGTACAACGATTGATCCTGTGGATGAAAGCATCGAGTACGAAGATAAAGTCATCAACTTTGTTGATACCGCAGGACTTCGCAGACGCGGCAAAATCGAAGGCATCGAAAAATTTGCATTAATGCGCACCAAAGAGATGTTGGAGCGTGCGAACATTGCCTTGCTTGTTTTAGATACGAGTGAACCATTTTTAGAGCTTGATGAGCGCATCGCAGGACTTGTGGAAGAGAACCATTTAGCCTGTATTATCGTGCTCAATAAATGGGACAACCCGCTGGCTGATTTTGAGCAGATCACGGCAGAAGTCAGAGACCGTTTTAAGTTTCTCTCTTACGCGCCGCTCATTACCGTTTCGGCGAAGAGCAAACAAAGAGTCGCAAAGATCAAAGATATGATTTTATCGGTTTATGCCAACTATTCACAGCACATTCCAACCCGTCAACTCAATGAAGTCATCCGAAATGCGACCATTAAGCATCAGATCCCGAGTGACCACTCGAAGGTAGTTAAAATTTACTTTGCCACCCAATACCTTACCAAGCCGCCTCGTATTGCTTTGGTCATGAATAAACCACGCTCACTACATTTTAGCTACAAACGCTACCTTGCCAATAAATTGCGTGAAAATTTCAACTTAGAAGGCTCTCCAATTCTGCTTTATCCACGAGCAAAAGGTGAGCGAGACAACGAACAGGAAGAAAACGGTGCTGAATCTTAA
- a CDS encoding shikimate kinase, giving the protein MNLKNKNIVFIGFMGVGKGTISRALIQKTKRFGVDTDDLIESMENRKIKAIFETDGEAYFRKLEKKTAKWLEKNVKNAVISTGGGFFKVDNLDSIGTIVYLRSSFDGILKRLKEHENADLKLAKRPLLSDEAKARTLFEERSSLYEAKADITINVENRSVDAIVQDLITLLHLKEKKEKE; this is encoded by the coding sequence CTGAATCTTAAGAACAAAAATATCGTTTTTATTGGTTTTATGGGTGTCGGAAAAGGCACCATTTCTAGAGCGCTGATTCAAAAAACCAAACGCTTTGGTGTAGATACCGATGATTTGATTGAAAGTATGGAAAACCGCAAAATCAAAGCTATTTTTGAAACAGATGGGGAAGCCTACTTTCGCAAGCTTGAGAAAAAAACAGCCAAATGGCTGGAAAAAAATGTTAAAAATGCCGTCATTTCCACAGGTGGAGGTTTTTTTAAGGTCGATAATCTGGATTCCATTGGCACGATTGTCTACCTTCGCTCCTCCTTCGATGGGATTTTAAAAAGACTCAAAGAGCATGAAAATGCCGATCTTAAACTTGCCAAACGCCCATTGCTGAGTGATGAAGCCAAAGCGAGAACATTATTTGAAGAGCGATCATCCCTCTATGAAGCCAAAGCGGATATCACCATCAATGTTGAAAATCGAAGCGTTGATGCCATCGTACAAGATTTAATTACGTTACTCCACTTAAAAGAGAAAAAAGAGAAAGAGTAG